A genome region from Cinclus cinclus unplaced genomic scaffold, bCinCin1.1 SCAFFOLD_65, whole genome shotgun sequence includes the following:
- the LOC134057611 gene encoding zinc finger protein 239-like, with product MDFPFLNLGPMEDEAVRKKNMPPEPQADKELRMETREDKSLQQNLVEEAVWSSSIAQETSEEEKPGRSHMRMGCKHSSWVSEEENQGQRTGQSCSQSSELGFHEHLHDADKPHKCSNCGKSFSKRSSLIWHWRIHMGERPYECGECGKSFSTRFKLIRHQMIHTGERPYECDIRRKRFQTSSNLVMHQRIHTEERPFRCPDCGKGFKYNSRLVSHRRIHTGEMPYECGQCGKCFRTSSELIVHQRIHTGEQPYECDKCSKRFLTSSSLLLHQRIHIEERPFCCPDYGKGFRHNSNLVTHRRIHTGERPYECSECGKSFSQSSHLTKHQWRHH from the exons atggaTTTCCCATTCCTAAACCTTGGCCCGATGGAGGATGAGGCcgtgaggaagaagaacatgcccccggagccccaggcag acaaggagctgaggatggagaccagggaggacaaatccctgcagcagaaccttgtggaagaggctgtttggagcagctccattgCACAGGAAACCAGCGAGGAGGAAAAGCCCGGGAGATCCCACATGAGGATGGGCTGCAAACACAGTTCTTGGGTATCCGAGGAGGAGAACCAGGGCCAAAGAACcggacagagctgcagccagagctcagagctggggttCCATGAGCATCTTCATGATGCGGATAAGCCCCACAAGTGTTCAAattgtgggaagagcttcagcaagaGATCCTCCCTGATCTGGcactggagaatccacatgGGGGAACggccctatgagtgtggggaGTGTGGAAAGAGCTTCAGTACGAGATTCAAACTGATCCGCCACCAGatgatccacactggggagaggccctatgaATGTGACATACGCAGGAAGAGGTTTCAGACCAGCTCCAATCTCGTCATGCATCAGCGGATTCACACAGAAGAGAGGCCCTTCCGCTGCCctgactgtgggaagggcttcaaatACAACTCCCGCCTTGTCTCCCACaggcgcatccacactggggagatgcCCTATGAGTGTGGGCAGTGTGGGAAGTGCTTCAGGACAAGCTCTGAACTGATTGTCCACCAAAGGATCCACACAGGGGAACAGCCCTATGAGTGTGATAAATGCAGCAAGAGGTTTCTGACCAGCTCCAGTCTCCTCCTGCACCAGCGCATTCACATAGAGGAgaggcccttctgctgccccgACTACGGGAAGGGCTTCAGGCACAACTCCAACCTCGTCAcccaccggcg